A genomic window from Pseudomonadales bacterium includes:
- a CDS encoding class II fumarate hydratase, with product MEKESNVKVLTDSLGTVEVPDDALYGAQTQRAIDNFPLSHRPMPAAFLQALAQIKAAAAGANATLGLLDPAVSRAISEAALEVANGAHLEQFPVDVYQTGSGTSTNMNMNEVLATLAGRITGSAVHPNDQVNLGQSSNDVIPAAIHLSAARRLREELLPAVNHLIAVIDRRAIELSARVKTGRTHLMDAMPLTYGQELSGWSAALSAAAGRIDNLVPALLQLPLGATAVGTGVNAHVEFARTASARLRELTGLPCTPCRNNFAALSSPDTAVALSGELKALAVTLMKISNDLRWMNSGPLAGLAEIELPALQPGSSIMPGKVNPVIPEAVAMVCAQIIGYDTAITVAGQSGNFQLNVMLPLIASNLLEGMALLGNASRLLADRAIAGFQVREDRIAEALGRNPILVTALNPIIGYAEAAAIARRAYAQGRDVIDVAEEMTELSRERLEELLDPERLTKPAS from the coding sequence CTGGAGAAGGAGAGTAACGTGAAGGTCCTGACCGACAGCCTCGGTACCGTGGAAGTGCCGGATGATGCGCTCTACGGTGCCCAGACTCAGCGTGCGATAGACAACTTCCCGCTCAGCCATCGACCTATGCCTGCCGCCTTCCTGCAGGCACTGGCCCAGATCAAAGCCGCAGCAGCCGGCGCCAACGCGACCCTGGGACTGCTCGATCCCGCAGTATCGAGAGCGATCAGCGAGGCCGCACTTGAAGTGGCAAATGGCGCCCACCTCGAACAGTTTCCCGTGGACGTCTATCAGACCGGCTCGGGGACCAGCACCAATATGAACATGAACGAAGTGCTGGCAACGCTTGCAGGCAGGATCACCGGCTCTGCGGTGCATCCCAATGATCAGGTGAATCTCGGCCAGAGCAGCAACGATGTCATCCCTGCCGCTATCCATTTGAGCGCCGCCCGGCGACTGCGCGAGGAGCTGCTGCCAGCAGTCAACCATCTGATCGCCGTGATCGACCGCCGGGCGATCGAGTTGAGCGCCAGGGTGAAAACGGGACGTACTCACCTGATGGACGCCATGCCGCTGACTTACGGCCAGGAGCTGTCCGGCTGGTCAGCGGCGCTCAGCGCCGCCGCAGGCAGAATCGACAACCTGGTTCCCGCTCTGCTGCAGCTCCCGCTCGGTGCAACGGCCGTCGGCACAGGGGTAAATGCACATGTGGAATTTGCCCGGACGGCGAGCGCCCGGTTACGCGAACTGACCGGCCTGCCCTGCACACCCTGCCGCAACAACTTCGCAGCACTGTCCAGCCCCGACACTGCCGTGGCCCTGTCCGGTGAACTGAAGGCACTGGCTGTAACCCTGATGAAGATATCCAACGACCTGCGCTGGATGAACAGCGGCCCCCTGGCCGGTCTCGCGGAAATCGAACTGCCCGCTCTGCAGCCAGGCAGCAGTATCATGCCGGGGAAGGTGAATCCGGTCATTCCAGAAGCGGTGGCGATGGTCTGCGCCCAGATCATCGGCTACGACACCGCGATCACGGTGGCCGGCCAGTCGGGCAACTTTCAGCTCAATGTCATGCTGCCGCTGATCGCCTCCAACCTGCTCGAGGGCATGGCGCTGCTCGGCAATGCCAGTCGCCTGCTGGCCGACCGGGCGATTGCAGGATTTCAGGTGCGCGAAGACAGAATCGCAGAGGCCCTCGGCCGTAATCCGATTCTCGTAACCGCCCTCAATCCCATCATCGGCTACGCTGAGGCTGCTGCCATCGCCAGGCGCGCCTATGCACAAGGACGCGACGTGATCGATGTGGCTGAAGAAATGACGGAACTCTCCCGAGAACGCCTGGAAGAACTCCTCGATCCGGAGCGGCTTACAAAACCGGCCTCCTGA